In a genomic window of Trichoderma atroviride chromosome 4, complete sequence:
- a CDS encoding uncharacterized protein (BUSCO:EOG092D06BS), with amino-acid sequence MSSKAALKAINEAVRQQKFDEAIEKAQEFLKKEPKNHQGHIFLAFALDKKNKYDEAECIYKSAASLRPQDAQAWQGLIKLYEKQSTKKLREYQDAVVHLAPIFHQAEELYKCQELVDKYVDFVRVQGDQVQYADALWIRLPESPLYPILEGYFPHPAKTYESIAHIIETFEKKRINTLIGERRTRLGAKLSEVTLEVKREVYSQSKLEHIYRQLINWTTDDDLRRTYEEKLLQYCYDCVAVLPAGPTKVEAQEKVLGLANDMVVIKHPFRLAWDVAINWQDKKEIRDYDVELLRRYCNFFPESDLYKIITAYLTSDFSPFAAPPADKAQTPAPAEGETSEDSDEDDGGVPTFVVPLTEEDRLLMMTDGITSSESAFGYRLAGQYFLRSGEYETNVELMRKAIPYLDKQKLKIGLAYENTEDAYSICLATALIYYQSPRHHREAKSLFDTILEHDKSSTPALIGVGLIFEEEEEYEEAIDFLSRALARDASNLRVKSEAAWVKALKGDWQTARDDLQECLEPLEKQGSTAKELLADTQYRIGMCIWNLETDKQARRRRKGDCAYAYWLSALNNNLNHASTYTSLGIFYSDYAKDKKRARRCFQKALELSSSEVTAAERLARSFADDGDWDRVELVAQRIVDSGKVKPPPGSKRKGISWPFAALGVAELNKQEFHKSIVSFQAALRISPNDYHSWVGLGESYHSSGRYIAATKAILNAKKLEEDSKEDVSGDTWFTNYMLANIKRELGEFDESITLYQVVLETHGEEEGVVLALMQTMVDNAVTSVDKGLFGKAIHLAIDVIKFAAEKSGSVLDTFNFWKSIAEACSIFTSVQSRVLDFPLDSIRSLLESRPQEAFDVLSGVDKVGTDIDYKKVATDDHFGPELAMCLHAAILSYKQAIHVSLNDIHAQAVAYYNLGWAEYRAHACMPSHLRKKANQYIRAAVRAFKRSIELEASNADFWNALGVVTSDINAEISQHAFVRSLYLNERSPVSWTNLGTLALLSGDVKLANENFTRAQSNDPDYAHAWLGQGFVALLCGEAKEARGLFTHAMEISESSSLPARRHYSSSLFDHILTAPLNLNVASLIQPLFAVNQVQSLRPEDLTFLHLGTLLQERTGEHSRAVKTLEKICAKAEADYEKTESADDLARFTLARIDLARAYLASGLYEQAVECGEMALQLSGEENENELTSEQRKKARLSAHLTVGLAQYYLKNYNEAESYFESALEESDNNPDATCLLAQVLWAQGTDDAKEKARGALFEVIESHPNHVQSVLLLGVIALLDQDEASLEAVVEELQGLQTNDKVTATEQSRIGQVLRAVATFGEGKTEQDKISQVQNDIMLFPHLPHGWSSLAEAVGEDGDYAAQVSLKVAARGIPPRGELEAQDLAKAYSCTGRVADAQKAAFLAPWEVSGWNALEAGVKGI; translated from the exons ATGTCGAGCAAGGCGGCTCTGAAGGCCATCAACGAGGCAGTCCGCCAACAGAAGTTTGACGAGGCTATTGAAAAGGCCCAAGAATTTTTGAAAAAGGAGCCCAAAAACCACCAGGG ACACATTTTCTTGGCTTTTGCGTTGGATAAGAAAAACAAGTATGATGAAGCTGAATGCATATACAAATCAGCAGCTTCACTGCGTCCTCAGGATGCTCAGGCTTGGCAGGGCCTGATCAAATTGTACGAGAAGCAGTCGACcaagaagctgagagaaTACCAGGATGCAGTGGTGCATCTGGCTCCCATCTTCCATCAGGCGGAAGAATTGTACAAATGCCAGGAACTTGTTGATAAATATGTTGACTTTGTACGAGTTCAAGGCGATCAAGTACAGTATGCCGATGCCCTGTGGATCAGGCTTCCCGAGAGTCCCCTCTACCCAATATTAGAGGGCTATTTTCCCCATCCTGCCAAGACTTATGAAAGCATTGCTCATATCATCGAAActtttgagaagaagcgTATTAATACCCTTATTGGAGAACGGCGGACCAGACTGGGCGCGAAATTGAGTGAAGTCACTCTGGAAGTGAAGCGGGAAGTCTACAGCCAAAGCAAGTTGGAACACATTTATCGACAGCTCATCAACTGGACAACGGACGATGACCTGCGGCGGACTTATGAAGAAAAATTACTTCAGTACTGCTACGACTGTGTTGCTGTATTGCCTGCCGGGCCAACCAAGGTTGAGGCGCAAGAGAAAGTTCTCGGATTGGCGAATGACATGGTTGTCATCAAGCACCCCTTTCGGCTTGCTTGGGATGTAGCCATCAATTGGCAAGACAAGAAGGAGATTCGCGACTACGACGTGGAACTTCTCAGAAGATACTGCAACTTTTTTCCAGAGAGTGATTTGTACAAGATTATCACTGCATACTTGACAAGCGACTTTTCTCCTTtcgcagctcctccagcagaCAAGGCGCAGACTCCCGCACCTGCTGAGGGAGAAACTTCTGAAGAtagcgacgaagatgatggcggcgtgcCGACCTTTGTAGTCCCACTGACTGAAGAAGACCGGCTATTAATGATGACTGATGGTATCACCAGTTCTGAATCTGCCTTTGGCTATAGATTAGCGGGACAGTACTTTCTGCGATCCGGAGAATACGAGACGAACGTGGAGTTGATGCGCAAGGCTATCCCATACCTCGACAAGCAAAAGCTGAAAATCGGATTGGCATATGAAAATACAGAGGATGCGTATTCCATCTGCCTGGCAACTGCTCTCATCTACTACCAGTCTCCAAGGCATCATCGAGAAGCCAAAAGCCTGTTTGATACAATTTTGGAGCACGACAAGAGTTCAACTCCCGCCCTGATCGGTGTCGGACTCATAttcgaagaggaagaagagtatGAAGAAGCAATTGACTTCCTTAGTCGTGCATTGGCTCGAGATGCTTCAAATCTCCGAGTCAAATCTGAAGCTGCCTGGGTCAAAGCTCTTAAGGGAGACTGGCAAACAGCTCGGGATGATCTGCAAGAATGCCTGGAGCCCTTGGAAAAGCAGGGCAGTACAGCCAAAGAACTGCTGGCTGATACCCAGTACCGAATTGGAATGTGCATTTGGAACTTGGAGACTGATAAACAGGCCCGAAGGCGGAGAAAGGGCGATTGCGCCTATGCCTACTGGCTAAGCGCTTTAAACAACAACTTGAACCATGCCTCAACATATACTAGCTTGGGCATCTTTTACAGCGACTacgccaaagacaagaagcgGGCACGACGATGCTTCCAAAAAGCCTTGGAGTTATCATCATCAGAAGTAACGGCTGCTGAACGTTTGGCGCGCTCCTTTGCAGATGATGGTGACTGGGACCGTGTGGAATTGGTTGCTCAGCGGATCGTCGACTCCGGCAAGGTGAAACCTCCTCCAGGATCGAAACGAAAGGGAATCAGTTGGCCCTTCGCGGCGCTAGGTGTTGCAGAGTTGAACAAGCAAGAATTCCACAAATCTATTGTGTCTTTCCAGGCAGCACTCCGTATCTCACCAAACGACTACCACTCATGGGTTGGTCTTGGCGAAAGCTATCACAGCTCTGGTCGCTACATTGCAGCGACTAAAGCCATtctcaacgccaagaagctggaagaggacTCGAAAGAAGATGTTTCCGGCGACACTTGGTTTACCAATTATATGCTTGCAAACATTAAGCGCGAATTGGGCGAGTTTGACGAATCTATTACGCTTTATCAAGTTGTCCTAGAGACACACggtgaagaggagggagTAGTTCTTGCACTTATGCAAACAATGGTGGATAATGCTGTTACCAGTGTGGATAAGGGCCTGTTTGGAAAAGCTATTCATCTTGCTATAGACGTCATCAAGtttgctgcagagaagagcGGCAGCGTGTTGGACACTTTTAACTTTTGGAAGAGCATCGCTGAGGCTTGCTCCATCTTTACATCGGTCCAGAGCCGAGTGCTGGATTTCCCCCTAGATTCCATCAGGTCCCTGTTGGAATCGAGGCCCCAGGAGGCCTTTGATGTGTTGTCCGGCGTCGATAAAGTTGGCACCGATATCGATTACAAAAAAGTCGCCACGGACGATCACTTTGGTCCCGAGCTTGCAATGTGCTTGCATGCAGCTATTTTGAGCTACAAACAGGCCATCCATGTGTCGTTGAACGATATCCACGCACAAGCCGTGGCCTACTATAACCTTGGATGGGCCGAGTATCGAGCGCACGCTTGCATGCCATCACATCTGCGGAAAAAGGCAAATCAATACATCAGGGCTGCTGTTAGAGCATTCAAACGCTCAATTGAGCTGGAAGCCAGCAATGCAGACTTCTGGAACGCCTTGGGAGTGGTGACAAGTGATATTAACGCAGAAATATCGCAGCACGCCTTTGTCCGAAGCTTGTATTTGAATGAGCGTAGTCCTGTGTCGTGGACAAACTTGGGGactctggctctgctctcGGGTGATGTCAAGCTTGCCAATGAGAATTTTACGAGGGCTCAGTCAAATGACCCGGATTATGCGCATGCCTGGCTTGGTCAAGGATTTGTGGCGCTGCTGTGTGGTGAGGCAAAGGAAGCCAGAGGACTTTTCACGCATGCCATGGAAATTTCAGAATCCTCGTCACTGCCCGCACGCCGCCACTATTCATCTTCGCTGTTTGACCACATTTTGACGGCTCCGCTCAACTTGAATGTGGCATCGTTAATTCAGCCTCTCTTTGCTGTTAATCAAGTCCAGAGCCTGCGCCCCGAGGATTTAACATTCCTACATCTTGGCACCCTTTTACAAGAGCGCACGGGTGAACACTCTCGCGCAGTCAAGACTCTTGAGAAGATTTGCGCAAAGGCGGAAGCTGACTACGAAAAGACAGAGTCTGCAGATGACCTCGCAAGATTTACACTAGCTAGGATTGATCTTGCACGAGCATATCTCGCCTCTGGGCTCTACGAGCAGGCCGTTGAATGCGGTGAAATGGCACTGCAGCTGAGCGGCGAAGAGAATGAGAATGAGTTGACAAGTGAGCAGCGCAAAAAGGCCAGGTTGTCGGCCCATTTGACTGTTGGCTTGGCTCAATACTATTTGAAGAATTACAACGAGGCAGAAAGCTATTTCGAGTCAGCCTTGGAAGAATCAGACAACAACCCCGATGCGACCTGCTTGCTAGCTCAGGTCCTGTGGGCACAGGGCACTGACgatgcaaaggaaaaggctcGCGGGGCTCTCTTTGAAGTCATTGAATCGCATCCTAACCATGTACAAAGCGTGCTGCTCTTGGGAGTCATTGCCCTGCTGGACCAAGACGAGGCAAGCTTGGAAGCCGTAGTAGAAGAGCTCCAAGGCCTTCAAACCAACGACAAGGTCACCGCCACAGAACAGTCTCGCATTGGCCAAGTTTTGCGAGCCGTGGCCACTTTTGGTGAAGGCAAGACTGAACAAGATAAGATCTCCCAAGTCCAGAACGACATCATGCTCTTCCCCCATCTCCCGCATGGCTGGTCTTCTCTTGCCGAGGCGGTGGGCGAAGACGGTGACTATGCGGCCCAGGTGTCGCTGAAGGTTGCCGCGAGGGGCATTCCACCGCGGGGAGAATTGGAAGCTCAGGACTTGGCAAAGGCGTATTCGTGCACGGGCAGGGTTGCAGATGCGCAGAAGGCGGCGTTTTTGGCGCCGTGGGAGGTGTCTGGATGGAATGCTTTGGAAGCCGGTGTTAAGGGTATTTGA
- a CDS encoding uncharacterized protein (EggNog:ENOG41~BUSCO:EOG092D3M5I): protein MTDYSDGVGAWGAWQAEPSKFTQQVVNAMRTLYPEELADRKWDNVGLLIDNSDDTKKRQPTAMVTNDLTFQVAVDAIGQGVSVIVSYHPFIFSGLKSITNNDPQQATLLQLVKAGIAVYCPHTAVDAAPKGLNTWLADIVSGPHKSTRSVAIPCATAPETHSPAGYGSIGRFENGGVSLAEIIKRLALKLGGLKHIMVASPVGSDIKSTTVRSFGVCAGSGYDVLKSADVDLLVMGETSHHSALRAIQQGRTLIQVFHSNSERGYLREVLKPSLESLLKQVEPEAEVLLSEFDSDPFKILDVSTFEED, encoded by the exons ATGACTGATTACTCCGATGGCGTTGGCGCGTGGGGCGCATGGCAGGCCGAGCCGTCCAAGTTTACGCAGCAGGTTGTAAATGCCATGAGGACGCT ATACCCCGAGGAGCTTGCCGATCGAAAGTGGGACAATGTCGGACTGCTGATTGACAATTCCGATGACACAAAGAAGCGCCAGCCGACGGCTATGGTGACAAACGATCTCACTTTTCAGGTCGCggttgatgccattggcCAAGGTGTCAGCGTTATTGTCAGCTACC AtcccttcatcttttctGGTCTCAAGTCTATTACAAACAACGACCCGCAACAAGCCACCCTATTACAGCTCGTCAAAGCTGGCATTGCAGTTTACTGCCCACATACTGCCGTGGATGCCGCACCAAAGGGCCTCAACACATGGCTCGCCGATATTGTTTCGGGCCCTCACAAGAGCACTCGTTCCGTTGCTATTCCCTGCGCCACGGCTCCTGAAACCCATTCTCCGGCCGGATATGGTAGCATAGGGCGATTTGAGAATGGCGGCGTGTCTCTAGCAGAGATCATCAAGAGACTGGCTCTCAAGCTAGGAGGGCTGAAGCACATTATGGTTGCTTCTCCCGTTGGTTCCGACATCAAGTCTACTACGGTTCGTAGTTTTGGTGTTTGTGCTGGAAGCGGATATGACGTCCTCAAGTCAGCAGACGTAGATTTGCTCGTCATGGGCGAAACGAGTCATCACTCTGCTCTCAGGGCCATTCAACAAGGCAGAACCCTGATCCAGGTATTCCACAGCAATTCAGAGAGAGGCTACCTCCGAGAAGTGTTGAAACCAAGCTTGGAATCGCTTCTGAAACAAGTTGAGCCAGAGGCAGAGGTACTATTGAGCGAGTTCGACTCGGATCCGTTTAAGATATTGGATGTGAGCACTTTCGAAGAGGACTGA